The genomic interval CCATCATCAGCTGGCTTCCGCTGTTCCTCTTCGTGATCCTGTTCGGCCTGTCGATGGACTACCACGTGTTCGTGGTGTCCCGGATCCGTGAGGCGCGGGCGCGGGGCCTTCAGACGCGGGACGCGATCCGGCACGGGGTGGTCACCACGGCCGGCGTGGTCACGAGCGCCGCGGTCATCATGGTCGCCGTGTTCGCGATCTTCGGGACGCTGTCCATGCAGTCCATGAAGCAGATGGGCGTGGGCCTGGCGGCGGCGGTGCTGATCGACGCGACGGTCATCCGGGGCGTGCTGCTCCCGGCGGTGATGGCGCTGCTCGGCGAGCGCAACTGGTACTTCCCGAAGTGGCTGCACCGGCTGCCCGACCTGACCCACGACGAGACGCCGGCGGCGCCCGCGCCGACGCCGACGCCGACGCCGCGGGCGAAGGACGACGAGGGCGAGAAGGTGCCGGTCTGACCGGCGCGGACACGAACCGGGGCCCGGCGGCTGCCACCGCCGGGCCCTTCCCGTGCCGTCGGGTCCCGTGCCGTCGGCCCCGTGCCGTCAGCCGCGTCCGGGCAGCTCGGCCTCGATCAGGTCGGCGGCCCTGCGGGTGCCGCCCTCCTCGGCCATCTCCGCCTGGACGCTCTTGAGGCGGCGGGCGACCTCCGGGTCGTCCACCAGGGCGAGGGCGGCGGTGCGCAGCGCCTCGGCGGTCGCCTCCTCGGCGGGCAGGTGCCGGGCCACGCCGAGCGCCTGGAGCATGTCCGCGTTGCCGAACTGGTCCACGGCCTGCGGCACGGCGATCATCGGGGTCGCGGTGGCCAGACCCTCCTGGCTGCCGCCCGCACCGGCGTGGGTGACGAACAGGTCGGCCTGCTTGAGGACGGCGAGCTGCGGCACCCAGGACCGCACCTCGACGTTCGGCGGTACGTCGCCGAGCTCGGCGGGGTCGACGTGCTTGCCGATCTGCAGCACCAGGTGCCAGCCGGGCAGGCGGCCGAACGCCTCGACGCACTCCCGGTAGAAGGCGGGCCGTTTGGTGAAGGACGAGCCGAGCGACACCAGGACGACCTTCTCCGCCCCGGCGGGCCGCCGCCAGTCGCCCTCGGCGCTCCGGTCGCCCTGGCAGGCGCCCACGAAGGAGTACACGCGCTCGTCGACCCGGTCGGCGTGCGGCTGGAGCGCCTTCGGGATGAGCACGAGGGAACGGTCCGGGCGTCCCACGAAGTCGTCCGGGTGCAGGCTGATCCCGTTCTCCTCCAGCCACGCCCGGAAGCGGGCGTAGTACGCCTTGCCGCGTTCGGTCCTCCTCGGCTCCTCCCACAGCGGTTCGGCGATCTCCTTCTCGTAACCGTCCCAGGCGACGAGGTTCGGTGAGAGGGAGACGGCGGGCACGCCCCAGCGGTGGGCGAGCACGCGGGCCGGGTAGGCGGTGATGTCGTGCAGCACGAGGTCGGGGGTGTCGCCCTCGTACGCCTCGATGAGCTGCGGGAGCGCCTGCACGGCGTCCGCGAGGAAGGGCTCGACGTTGTCGAGGAGGGTGGTGCCCCAGGCCTCGGGGTCGTCGTCGGGGCCGGGCAGGGTGGAGTTCCACAGCTTGGGCTCGGCGCCGGTCCCGGCGACCTTCTCGGCGAAGAGCGGCGGGATCGCGTAGGTC from Streptomyces sp. DH-12 carries:
- the mgt gene encoding macrolide-inactivating glycosyltransferase is translated as MTAPAHIAMFSIAAHGHVNPSLEVIRELVARGHRVTYAIPPLFAEKVAGTGAEPKLWNSTLPGPDDDPEAWGTTLLDNVEPFLADAVQALPQLIEAYEGDTPDLVLHDITAYPARVLAHRWGVPAVSLSPNLVAWDGYEKEIAEPLWEEPRRTERGKAYYARFRAWLEENGISLHPDDFVGRPDRSLVLIPKALQPHADRVDERVYSFVGACQGDRSAEGDWRRPAGAEKVVLVSLGSSFTKRPAFYRECVEAFGRLPGWHLVLQIGKHVDPAELGDVPPNVEVRSWVPQLAVLKQADLFVTHAGAGGSQEGLATATPMIAVPQAVDQFGNADMLQALGVARHLPAEEATAEALRTAALALVDDPEVARRLKSVQAEMAEEGGTRRAADLIEAELPGRG